The nucleotide sequence TTTTTAAGTGTAATGTCCTCAAACGAAGTGTGATGGGCGCCGGACTCCATAAGCCAGGTAGGGCTGTACCCTTTTAGCATAATATTGCCCCATAACCCTTCCTCCTGTAACATGGAAACTTCTGTGATTAATCCCTTAAAGACATTGTCGTCTGCATCCTTGTCGCCGAAGCAAACGGTCAGAAAATTGCCAATGTAATCGCGGGCATCAAGGATGGTATGCGCTCCCGGTTCCTGAAGGGTATCCTGATCGACTACAAGCTCAAATACATGATGAGAATTAAATGCTTGGCGAATAGTAAGGCTGTTAAAGTGCACAATGGCCTTGCCATCTATGACAATTTCGTATTTTATTTCTCTTGACATGCTCGGAGATGTTTTAAAGGGTTAAAAATCTTATAGTATTATTTAAATATTTTATACCTGCTTTCTCCTGCGAAAAAACAACACCAATAAAGCAGGCAAGCTGGCAGTAAGGCATACAGTAAAAAATATTAGTTTGTTAGCTGCTATCTTCTCTGGCATAGCCACCATATAGCCTGCCCAAATAAAAAAAAGCTTAACATGAACCAGGAATAAACCCTGCCAGAACGAAAATCAAAAAAACCTGATTTACGGACCCTTTCAGCACTGCTCCTCTGTACGTTTGCACGGCCAATTGCTTCAAAAAAAATTTTCTTTATTTGCTTCAGCACCCGGAAACTCTCAGACGTGTCAACCAGGTAGAGGTTGTCTTTCCTAAACCGTAAGACCAGCTCTTCCTTATAAATGTTTTTTGTCAGGTTATAACTAACCAAAGCTTTTAGAGGGCAGATCTTATCACCTAGATACAGCATTCCCTTCAAAATCTCAGCCCGTCTCCTTCTTCGTATTATCTTGTTTGTAAATAGGAGTGCTAAACTGCATAATATAGACACAACAAGAAAAAGGACAAGACCACCCCCGGTTATTAAAAAAGTAGCGCTTCCCAATAATGCTATAACCATAGAGCAAACACATAGGTAAAGCCCAAGCTCCCTTAAAGTATAAGATAGTACAATCTGCTTTTCCATACTATACAATTTACAATCTACCTGAGACTGTAGTTAGCAAAAAAAGTAAAACAACATGCTACAAGAACAGCAAAGGGACCAAAAAACAGAAAATAACTGATTATGTTGTACTTCCTTTTGATCGAAACCGGGGCTCTCTTGTACCGTTGTGAAAACTTGTTTTTATATATCACAGATTTAAATTTTTTTTTTGTACCAGAAACTCAGCAATGCGGTAACTGCAAAAACTACAGCTACTGTTGTATTTGAAAAAGTAATAGGAAGAAGCCCTAAAATAGTTGCCCACAAAGCAGTACTTAAGAAAAAAAACTGCGTCTGCGTAAAAGATGCCGTTGTGTCTTCTGCATCATAGGCCCGCGGGCCATTCTTTACCCCACAATAGTTTATGAATAGAATAAAGTTAAACATCGCCTAAAAAGGTAATCATGCCGTTGAACCAATTTAAAATATAATTATAAGTAAAGCCCCGAGTATCCAACATAAGCATCTGGTATTCCGGCATATATTCCTCTATAAAGCCCAGTCTCTAACAATCTTTTCCCAAGTACAAACTTATCTAATGTAAACAATGCCGCACCCGGACAATCATAAATTATAAACAGCGGACAAGTCCGGGCGCAACATCATTAATTCAACAATTAAGCCTTAGGCCAGCGGTTGTCATGTTCCGCGTTGCCCATCTTAATTGTTTCAGCAGAAATGGTAAATTTGATGGTCATAGGCGTTTCACCTTTTACATCTATACCTTCCTGGTAATATACAACATAGCTATTGTCAAAAGTCAGCTCTTTCATTTTAGCATCTTCGTCATGTTTTTTGAACGTGATGGTTCCACTAAATGGTTTGAATTGACTGTTTACCATCTTTTCGATGATACTTGTGTCGGCAGTAGACTCAATTTCAAAAGTGATGCGCCCACCATATACGTTGGAAGACGGTCTCCCTTTAGGATCTGTGTCTCTGCTCATGTTAAAGGAACAATTCAATACGTCGAATTTAGTTCCTGCGATATCAAGTTCTGCTCTAAAAGCCATAATAAAAAAGTTAAGTTGTTTGAAAAAAAAAGAAGAAATTTATGATTGGTTGTACTCGCTGTTCCATGATGTACCATCATCGCCCTTTTGCCCGTCAAGCCTTACAACAAAGCTTTTTGCAGGGAAGAAAGGTGTGATGTGAATGTCGATCAGAACCCTATCTTTCTGGTTGGGATCCTGCTCTAGCCTGTGGATTTTAAATTTCTCGATAAGCTTATCAGGCCCCTGAATGCTATCAAGAAACTTTACAATCTGGCTTCTAAGATCGGCTTCGAGCCTGGAAGTCCAGTTTTCGAATGCCCGTCTGTTCAAAAAGTCAAAAAGGACTTTTGTTATATAGTCAAACACCCTTACTACAGAGTAGGTCTGCAGTCCAAGGTTGTCGCCATTGAAAAGTGTTTTGGCTGAAAATGCCATTACTTTTCCATACTCGTTTACCATAGGCACCAAACCTATTTTTTCAAGATGGGAAATCTCACTTTTCTTAAGACCAAAACTCACGGCATCAACCTCATTAATGCTACCATGCTTTTTACCCGCTGTAACCTGCGACATCATGGTATAATACATTTTTCCGGCAAGTGCCGCAGAAGGTGGCACCAAAAGGTCTTCTTCCTCTCCCACTTGTTCTATTTTGCCCCTGCCCACTATCCAGTTGCAGGTCATAATAATATTGGAGCGGAACAGGTCACCGCCTGTATAGTTGCCATCGGTAAACAGGTCTACAACATCATCGGGTGAATCGAGGTTGGCGAAATCCGTTACAAGCATCACCTTGTTTTCATGTGCGATTTTGGCCCATTTTTCCACCACTTTGTTCGGCCCCATATATCCAGGAATCACCAGCAAGGAATAATTGTCCCTCAAGTCTAGCCTGTCATAGTTCTGCTTTAGCTCAGCCGCCACATAATCGATAAACCTTGAATTGTCCAGATCAGTAACTTGATCCATGGAAGCATTCAAGACCGTAATATTATTGATTTTGTCGGCTTCAGTATTTTTATAAAATAGGGCCACAGAACGGTAGCTCTGCTCAAGGTCACGGAAAGACTTTAGCGCATTGCCCAAGTTCTTGTTCAGGAGCGATTGAGACTCCTCTGCCTTTTGCTCACTTTTTTCAACAATGTCCGCAGCGCTTCCACCTTCGCTCAAAAGATCTACCCAAGTCTCTAGGTTTTTCTTAAGTGCCTCCCGCTCGTTTTTTTTGCTTGGATCTGTCATGAATATGTTTTTCCGAGCTTTCCTTCCCGGATTAACATTGGCCAGTCCGTCTATAACAGACTCTAAAAAGGAAAAGCCTCCTACTTTGTCCAGTTTGTTGAGACTGCTCTCCAATTGCGACGCCACCTGTTCTTTAGTCTCTAAAGCCGGTGCGCCTTGTACAGTTTTGTCTTCTTCTAATGCCATTAATGAAAGTTCTTTTTAGTCCTGTGATTTTAGTTCTGCAAGCAAAGCGGTAAGCGCATCGATCAAAGCCTTGTTGCTTTCAGGGTCTGCCAACAGGTTCTGCAAAATTTTATTGCTCTTGAACTGCTTGGCAATTTTACCATATTGATTAACTTCAGTATCTAGTTCAGATAAATAGGGACTGTTTTTCACCACATTCTTTGCCCCAAAGTCTCCTAGGTTGGCAAACCTGAACTCTTCCTCTTTTGTCCCCCCTTCCGAAGTTTCAAATTCTACCTTACACACTGGTTTAAAATGCTCAAACACCTCTTCCACAGTCTTCAGCCCATATACAGCTTCCGGCTTAGGAGGCTCATTGGCGGTAAGTTTCTGTACAAGTAAAGTTTTGTTATTGGCAATCTCGGAAATTGCTTCTGAAGCATCTGCTTTTACTTCATTTCCACCTATTCCATAATTGTACATAGAATTGTCTTTTATAATTTAACATGTTCTTTTTGAACTGAAGGCAGTTCTGATAAACCTGCTTCAGTATGACTTTTATTTATTTCAAATGACAGTTCCTCTTTACCATCGGGCATGTCTGCGTATAGCACATCACCTTTACCAAGCTTTCCGGACACCAGCATTCTGGCAATTGGCCGGCGCAAGCGGTTCCTGATGACAGCACTCAATTGACGGGCACCGTATTTAGGGGTAAAGCCTGATAGTGCAAGGCTTTTTCTGGCCTGCTCTGAAAGGCACAACTGTACGCCCAACTTGTTAAGGCTGCTGAACAGAGAGGCCAATTGTATATCCAGTATCCGTACCACATTGTCTTCAGCAATAGGCGCAAAAGGAACGATCTCACTGAGCCTTGCCAAAAATTCAGGCCTGAAATTTCTCCCCATAACATCCATAAGCTGCTGCGAAGAGGGAATCAGCCCTTTCTGGAACTGCTCCACAACCCACTCGCTACCAATATTAGAGGTAAATATTATAATGGCATTGCTGAAGTCCCCTTCTTTGCCCAGTTTGTCATGCAACACCCCTTCATCCATAATCTGCAAGAAAATATCAAATACCGAATGGTGAGCTTTTTCAATTTCATCAAAGAGTACCACAGAATAAGGTTTCTGCCGGATCTTATTGACAAGCATACCGCCCTCTTCATATCCTACATATCCCGGAGGAGCCCCGTAAAGCAGCGCAGCAGAATGTTCCTCCTTAAACTCTGACATATCAAAGCGGATCATGGCCTTTTCGTCATTGAAAAGGAATTCAGCTATGGCTTTCGTAAGTTCAGTTTTTCCCGTACCGGTAGGGCCGAGAAAAAAGAAGGAACCAATAGGCTGCCCTGCCTTAAGTATCCCACTACGCGACTCCACAACCGTGTCCGAAAGTATTTTAATGGCATGGTCCTGCCCGATTACCCGCTTCTGCAGGTGGTCTTCAATAGACAGCAACTTATCTTTTTCCCTAGCCTGCACTTTACCAATAGGGATGCCTGTTTTATGCGCTATCACAGAAGCCAGGTCATGTGTGGTCACCTCTGACTTGGTTTCACCCAATGCCTCCCTAAGACCTTGAATAATGGATTCAAGTACCGGCTGCAATTCCTCAGACGACTCTGCATCAGCCACATCCTGCTGCTCATCGAGCCGTGCTGAAAGGATAGGACTGATCCTGTTAAAAAGTGTGGCATAAAGCCAGCGAAGCTCTGTCAGTTTTTCATCTTCAGGAAGTTCTGACTGTCCCATAGCCGTTACTTCTTTTTCCAACAGCAGGATTTCCTCCTCAGAAGTTTCTTTCATCATCTTAACGGCGGCCATTGTCCTGTCCAGCAGGTCAGCGGCTGCATCAGGAAGTCTTTTGTCCTTAATATACCTTTTGGCCAATCTCACAGATTCCTTAATCACGTGCGGGGACACATCCAATTTATGATGCTCCTCGTATTTAGGGATCAGCCCCTGCACCATTTTAGCCGCCGTAACAGCATCCGGCTCATGCACTGTAAGTGTTTCAAACCTGCGGTTAAACGCTTTGTCCGGTTCAATGATCTTTCTGAACTCTTCCTGGGTAGTGGCTCCTATAATGGTAAGCTCGCCCCGTGCCAGTTCGGGTTTCAGCAAATTGGCCACACCTGATCCTGCTGGGCCTTTAGGGTCTGTAAGCGTATGAATCTCATCTATAAACAAGATGGCCTTTTCAAAGCTTTTCAGGTCTTTAATGATTTTCTTCAGCCTGTCCTCCACTTCTCCTTTATAAGAAGCTCCGGCAAGCAACGCTCCTGCTTCCAACTCAAAAACAATTGAAGACTTGAGGTTTTCAGGCACTTTACCTTCTATAACCTTGGAGACAAAACCATCAACCAAAGCAGACTTACCCACCCCTGGCTCTCCAAGGATCAACACATTAGGCTTACTCCTTCTCCCAAGAACCTCCGTCATCATCAGCAACTCCTTATCCCTTCCCACCACAGGGTCGGTCTTCCCTTCTTTAACACGGGCATTTTTATCTGTACAGTATATATACAAAGCACCGGTACCGGCATTTGCGGGAACTTGCAATAATGGTTCTGCACTTTGCGCAGCAGGTTTCATTCCTGTAGTGCCTATTAGGGCATCAAGAATTTCTTTTTCCCTAAGCGGAAGCGACTTAAGCTGATCAGCAGAATAGCCATAGCCAGGCTTCACAAGTGCAGCAAGCAGA is from Cytophagaceae bacterium ABcell3 and encodes:
- the tssD gene encoding type VI secretion system tube protein TssD, which encodes MAFRAELDIAGTKFDVLNCSFNMSRDTDPKGRPSSNVYGGRITFEIESTADTSIIEKMVNSQFKPFSGTITFKKHDEDAKMKELTFDNSYVVYYQEGIDVKGETPMTIKFTISAETIKMGNAEHDNRWPKA
- a CDS encoding DUF5458 family protein, which gives rise to MALEEDKTVQGAPALETKEQVASQLESSLNKLDKVGGFSFLESVIDGLANVNPGRKARKNIFMTDPSKKNEREALKKNLETWVDLLSEGGSAADIVEKSEQKAEESQSLLNKNLGNALKSFRDLEQSYRSVALFYKNTEADKINNITVLNASMDQVTDLDNSRFIDYVAAELKQNYDRLDLRDNYSLLVIPGYMGPNKVVEKWAKIAHENKVMLVTDFANLDSPDDVVDLFTDGNYTGGDLFRSNIIMTCNWIVGRGKIEQVGEEEDLLVPPSAALAGKMYYTMMSQVTAGKKHGSINEVDAVSFGLKKSEISHLEKIGLVPMVNEYGKVMAFSAKTLFNGDNLGLQTYSVVRVFDYITKVLFDFLNRRAFENWTSRLEADLRSQIVKFLDSIQGPDKLIEKFKIHRLEQDPNQKDRVLIDIHITPFFPAKSFVVRLDGQKGDDGTSWNSEYNQS
- a CDS encoding ATP-dependent Clp protease ATP-binding subunit codes for the protein MGHLLNISENSRAVLRIAQAFARENKNGCLGVSHLLRALMHRESGLHGFLQSLDKDISYLSEWAEVRIDECPKVSKLPDVLSPDDAVAQVMEEAENIRFKVGLDLIEPVCLLAALVKPGYGYSADQLKSLPLREKEILDALIGTTGMKPAAQSAEPLLQVPANAGTGALYIYCTDKNARVKEGKTDPVVGRDKELLMMTEVLGRRSKPNVLILGEPGVGKSALVDGFVSKVIEGKVPENLKSSIVFELEAGALLAGASYKGEVEDRLKKIIKDLKSFEKAILFIDEIHTLTDPKGPAGSGVANLLKPELARGELTIIGATTQEEFRKIIEPDKAFNRRFETLTVHEPDAVTAAKMVQGLIPKYEEHHKLDVSPHVIKESVRLAKRYIKDKRLPDAAADLLDRTMAAVKMMKETSEEEILLLEKEVTAMGQSELPEDEKLTELRWLYATLFNRISPILSARLDEQQDVADAESSEELQPVLESIIQGLREALGETKSEVTTHDLASVIAHKTGIPIGKVQAREKDKLLSIEDHLQKRVIGQDHAIKILSDTVVESRSGILKAGQPIGSFFFLGPTGTGKTELTKAIAEFLFNDEKAMIRFDMSEFKEEHSAALLYGAPPGYVGYEEGGMLVNKIRQKPYSVVLFDEIEKAHHSVFDIFLQIMDEGVLHDKLGKEGDFSNAIIIFTSNIGSEWVVEQFQKGLIPSSQQLMDVMGRNFRPEFLARLSEIVPFAPIAEDNVVRILDIQLASLFSSLNKLGVQLCLSEQARKSLALSGFTPKYGARQLSAVIRNRLRRPIARMLVSGKLGKGDVLYADMPDGKEELSFEINKSHTEAGLSELPSVQKEHVKL